GACTGGGGCAAGAGAGCTTGTTATGGGATCATCCAAGCGAACAAGAATGGGGGTTGGTGGCATAATGTTGATGTTTCTTGCAATTAAGCTCACATTGAGTTTTATGTAATGAACTGTATAAGCTTAGGCTAGACTTGGGGCCCTGATGGGCTTCCTTCGATTTTTGTAGGACGTCAACTACAAAGCTATGCGTCAATGCCTCCATATTTAGTTATATGTCTCCACTGGGATTGTTAAACTactagttaatttatttttactttctaCACTAAACTTAACACCTAACTAAGTCGCCTCTGTCTCTGTATTAGCAGTTCAACATTGCATCATTTGGGCATGTGATGGTTCAAAGTTTCTTGTGACAATTTTTATGTCTTCCAACATCTTAATTGGAAGTTATGGTTCAATAAGTCCGTCtgttgcttttattttttctcttgatGGGGATCGCCTAGTTCATTGGTCTTGGAGTACAAACGTCTGTCTTTTCCAAATTACAAAGAGCAACACAACTTCTGTTTTTTCGCGCGTGTGTACTTATCAATTTTTCCATGTGTATCCATCACCACATTTTTATACTCACCCTTAACCAGAAGCCTCTTTTTTAAATCTATCTTATGGGTCATCTCTATGATCACTAGTGTGCTATGTGGGCTTGCTCGTGCCATGCCCCTTTGCCCCTACTCCAAAAGCCTCGTTTGTGTCCGCACCATACAGTTTTATCCTTACTTTATGGATCCTCGTCCATACCTGTGCTATGCATATTTGTCCCTATTCTAGGGACCCTCATCCATAATTGTGTCATACACCTTTTGCCCCTACTCTAGGGAACCTTATCCATGCCCGCGACACTTCATCATTTCGTACACCACCATTGGCTCTGGTGCCACTTATTTGGGAGATTGAATCTTTTAGAGACCTCTAGTAAGACTATAATGTAGCATCTTTCTATAACGATTTAGGGAACAAGactagccacatctgcactatcGCCCCAAAATGACttgtcaatttgaaaatttcctataattttttatgaagctcaatttcacctagtaactaggcaatgtgggacttagtacTCATGACTATACTAGGTGATTCTGATACCATTTATAACAATCTAGGAAAAAGAATTAGCCACATTTGCGTTATATCCCCAAAAGGACTAGCAAATTTGGAGCTTTCTTAGAATTCTTCATAAagtccagtttcacctagtaattagACAATGTAGAATTTAACACTCATGagtatctttataaaccacacactttctatgtgggctactcttcttcctaatatgggacaCTTTCCAATGTGGAACTAAACTCTTTTTACGCTCACACGTGTATACTCTACAATCTTCTTCTTATATGTGAGTCCACAACCATATTGCTACTCTCATTTATTTGTGTTTGCACCATGCACCTTTTTCCCTACTCTACAAACCCTTGTCTTTGCTTGCACTATGCAATCTTTTTTCCTACAACAGGGACCTTCATCTGTACTGGCACCAAGCACATTTTGCCCCTACTCTAGGACCCTCATCTTTACCCGTACCATGTCATCATATCACTATAGGCTCTGATACTACTTGTTTGGGAGATTAACATCATGAGAAATCTTCTAGTAAGaccataatatagcatgttaaGGCATCACcaaacccaaaagcttaagcctatgaGTTTAAGCTCAACTATTGCCATATGAACCACTTACATGTGTGTGCTTGATACATTCATATACCTCATGTGAGTTTTGGATGATATAATATTCTTTCTAAGAGTTAAGTTTTGATGGGAGATCTCTTCTCCCAGTATATACCTGATTGCCAGTGATTTTTCTGTCTTTTGACAATTTTGTGATATAGAGACACCTGGATTATTTGAATAATGATAAAACTGTACATTGAACAGGAAAACAGCAATCCAGGCCTCCCTTTACTGATTTTCATACTTTCATGCTCAAGTTTCTTTCCACAATATTAAGGCTCTTTCTTGGAAAAGTTACCCACTCATTGCAAGCTTGCTATGCTTATTGTGGCTTGAGAACCCCTGTCGTGTTCATTTGTCACTCTATTATTATGAGCTAGATACCTAATGAAAGAACTCATTACTGACACGGAAAGTATAAAAAGGAAAGTTTGCATTGTATGTTTCTAATCCCACACAATCACTTCCATGAATGTTTTCAGGTATTTTGTGTGGGAGTTGCCCTAGTTATGGGTGACTTTTCAATTCAGATTAGCAGCAACCTTCTTAATCGGCTTGCTGATGACACCGaaaagttgaagaagaaaactAGAAGGTCTAAAGCTAAGGTACCACAGGAGCCTAGACAGCCCCAAACTAAGGTAAACCAGAAGCAGATTTCTGGTGATTCTGAACCGTCCAAGGGGGCTGCTCCTCCTCCAGGATGGCCATTGCAGCCTCCATTGTTCCTACCAGTAAACCCTCCTGCACAATCTACCTACACAGAATTGGATGCAATTCGATCTGTCATTCACGATAGTGAGAGGGTTTTGGAGAGGTTGCAGAAGCAGGAGGAGAACATGGTGCAGGAAGTAACACAAAGAGCAAAGGATCTCCGTGACAAGGAGTTCAAGCTTCCATACCAGAAGCCCATGCCCTGCTTGGCTGAGAATGATGCTTGGTTGGCCTGCTACAAGGAGCATGCCAAAGACTCCCTGAAATGTTCGCCTCTGGTTAAAACCTTTGAAGATTGTATTCGCAGAGCTAGGCAGCAAGTGAGTTCAGCGGAGAAGTAGACTTGTGGAAAATTTCCTTCTCACATACATGAGTGCAAGCTAATGTCCAGTTTGAATGACACCTAGATTTTTGTGGtacaaataaattcaaaaacacTCCTTGATATCTCCATTTTTGGGTTGCATGGTATGTTTTCTCAGCGTCATTCACAATTTTGTTtaatcttttactttttacatctcTAAACGATGTTACTTTtcataaatgtgatgtaacaTGTTCACTGGAGTTGAGCTTTATTTGCATCAGATGATGCCGAAATGTGTCTTTATTGGAAGGCTAAGAGCTTAATTTAGGCCCTCCAAGATATCGCTGTGCAATTAATTATGATCACCAACTATTATATGATTTTGGATCAGTTGAACATTCTAGTTTTGCCCATTAGGCCTTTATGTTCGGCATGCTTGGCCCAAACTTTGTTTTCCTGatcttcaaaatttcttcaaaactcTCATCTTTATTCATCTACTCAAAAAGAATTTCAACAGTTCAACAGGACTTGAGAAAATGATGGAAACATTATGAAGATTGGCTCTCCAGATCTCAGTATACTCATCCATGGTCGAAAAAACTGTAAACATGGTAACCACCATATGTCCTAACTCACCAATCACAACCCATTACCACTCACAAATTTCCTTCCTTCTTCATTGAACAAAGGCTGAGGATGAGTATTCAGATAAGCTAGGGACATTCGGATTTGGTCAAATGTCGATTTGATGTTGTTTAAGCAATTGGGGATTATGAGTAAAACATCATAAGTTCAATCTAAACGTGTATCGTTTGCCTCCTAACTACCCTACAAGAAAGGGTGGATCCAAGATTTGTATTGTGGGGGGATGAACTTACATGAATACATAAATTCGGAGCCTGAACGTTCATTCAAGGgggacaaaaaaattttgatgaataaaaaaataaagttaaacaaaaattaattgaaagtattaaaaaaatataactaacggAATAAggaaataattcaacaaaatttaattatgttctaaaacatataaatataacttataatttattttgttacggCTAGCATTAATTCAATTGTTCTCAACGAGTTTTCATACCTTGAAATCGATGCATGATTTCTTCATTACTAATAGTCTTGAATATATCTTTCTCAATGTATGTAACCAAACAATCATTTATCCACTAATCTACCATTAAGTTATGTAAatgatttttaacaatatttattCCTGAAATGCTCTCTTAACCTTTGTTGTCGCAATTAGCTGTAATCAATGACAATGTTACCGATAAATAAACCAATGGATATACGATATTCTTTTTCATCTCTACCAATTTCTCAGCAAGTTGTTCAA
This genomic interval from Corylus avellana chromosome ca3, CavTom2PMs-1.0 contains the following:
- the LOC132173808 gene encoding uncharacterized protein LOC132173808, producing the protein MGDFSIQISSNLLNRLADDTEKLKKKTRRSKAKVPQEPRQPQTKVNQKQISGDSEPSKGAAPPPGWPLQPPLFLPVNPPAQSTYTELDAIRSVIHDSERVLERLQKQEENMVQEVTQRAKDLRDKEFKLPYQKPMPCLAENDAWLACYKEHAKDSLKCSPLVKTFEDCIRRARQQVSSAEK